The Streptomyces aurantiacus genome includes a region encoding these proteins:
- a CDS encoding adenosylmethionine--8-amino-7-oxononanoate transaminase: protein MPDPHVLGLSVPELLELDRRHVWHPYGPMPGRQEPLVVESASGVRLRLAGARDELIDGMSSWWSAIHGYNHPALNEAARDQLGRMSHVMFGGLTHEPAVRLAKRLVDMSPEGLEHVFLADSGSVSVEVAVKMCLQHWRSLGRPGKQRLLTWRGGYHGDTWQPMSVCDPEGGMHELWQGVLQRQVFADAPPAAYEESYADHLRALIERHAHELAAVIVEPVVQGAGGMRFHSPAYLRVLREACDAHDVLLVFDEIATGFGRTGTLFAAGHAGVTPDVMCVGKALTGGYMTMAATLCTSRVAEGISRGEVPVLAHGPTFMGNPLAAAVACASIDLLLGQDWQTEVKRIEAGLRDGLAPAAELPGVRDVRVLGAIGVVQLDHALDEAAMATATRAAVREGVWLRPFRDLVYTMPPYVTGDADLARITAAVCAAAREG, encoded by the coding sequence ATGCCTGACCCGCACGTCCTGGGCCTCTCCGTGCCCGAACTCCTGGAGCTCGACCGGCGGCACGTCTGGCATCCCTACGGGCCCATGCCCGGCCGGCAGGAACCCCTTGTCGTGGAGTCGGCGAGCGGGGTGCGGCTGCGGCTGGCCGGCGCCCGGGACGAGCTGATCGACGGCATGTCCTCCTGGTGGTCGGCGATCCACGGCTACAACCACCCGGCGCTCAACGAGGCGGCCCGCGACCAGCTCGGGCGGATGAGCCATGTGATGTTCGGCGGGCTCACCCACGAGCCCGCCGTACGGCTGGCGAAGCGTCTTGTCGACATGTCCCCCGAAGGACTGGAGCATGTCTTCCTGGCCGACTCCGGATCGGTGTCCGTCGAGGTCGCGGTCAAGATGTGCCTCCAGCACTGGCGTTCGCTCGGGCGGCCGGGCAAGCAGCGCCTGCTGACCTGGCGCGGCGGCTATCACGGGGACACCTGGCAGCCGATGTCGGTGTGCGATCCCGAGGGCGGGATGCACGAGCTGTGGCAGGGCGTGCTCCAGCGCCAGGTGTTCGCGGACGCACCGCCGGCCGCGTACGAGGAGTCGTACGCCGACCATCTGCGTGCGCTGATCGAGCGGCACGCGCACGAGCTGGCCGCCGTGATCGTGGAGCCCGTGGTGCAGGGTGCGGGCGGGATGCGGTTCCACTCACCCGCGTATCTGAGGGTGCTGCGCGAGGCGTGCGACGCCCACGACGTGCTGCTCGTGTTCGACGAGATCGCCACGGGCTTCGGACGTACGGGGACTTTGTTCGCGGCCGGGCACGCGGGTGTGACGCCCGATGTGATGTGTGTGGGCAAGGCGCTGACCGGCGGATACATGACGATGGCGGCCACGCTGTGCACCTCGCGGGTGGCGGAGGGCATCTCGCGGGGCGAGGTGCCGGTCCTCGCCCACGGTCCGACCTTCATGGGCAATCCGCTCGCCGCCGCGGTGGCCTGTGCCTCGATCGACCTCCTGCTCGGCCAGGACTGGCAGACCGAGGTCAAACGCATCGAGGCGGGCCTGCGGGACGGGCTGGCTCCGGCGGCGGAGCTGCCGGGCGTCAGGGACGTACGCGTGCTCGGGGCCATCGGGGTCGTACAACTGGACCATGCCCTTGACGAGGCGGCCATGGCGACCGCGACCCGGGCGGCGGTGCGCGAGGGCGTGTGGCTGCGGCCGTTCAGGGACCTCGTCTACACGATGCCGCCGTACGTCACCGGGGACGCCGACCTGGCGCGGATCACGGCGGCCGTGTGCGCGGCGGCGCGGGAGGGCTGA
- the bioB gene encoding biotin synthase BioB: MDLLNTLVDKGLRRELPTRDEALAVLATSDDELLDVVAAAGKVRRQWFGRRVKLNYLVNLKSGLCPEDCSYCSQRLGSKAGILKYTWLKPDQASEAAAAGLAGGAKRVCLVASGRGPTDRDVDRVSDTIKAIKDRHDGVEVCACLGLLSDGQAERLREAGADAYNHNLNTSEGTYEAITTTHTYADRVDTVQKAHAAGLSACSGLIAGMGESDEDLVDVVYALRELDPDSVPVNFLIPFEGTPLAKEWNLTPQRCLRILAMVRFVCPDAEVRIAGGREVHLRTMQPLALHLANSIFLGDYLTSEGQAGRADLDMIADAGFEVEGAGEVTLPEHRAAAGAGCGSRAEAGCGSHAEADAGCGSHEGGGCGPCGPAAAEPAPAGTRVPAEARTDLVAVRRRGAGTDLAPNA, translated from the coding sequence ATGGACCTGCTGAACACGCTGGTGGACAAGGGGCTTCGGCGCGAGCTGCCGACCCGCGACGAGGCGCTGGCCGTGCTGGCCACCTCCGACGACGAACTCCTCGATGTGGTGGCCGCGGCCGGCAAGGTACGCCGGCAGTGGTTCGGCCGGCGGGTGAAACTCAACTACCTCGTCAACCTGAAGTCGGGCCTGTGCCCCGAGGACTGCTCGTACTGCTCGCAGCGGCTCGGTTCCAAGGCCGGGATCCTCAAGTACACCTGGCTCAAGCCCGACCAGGCTTCCGAGGCCGCGGCCGCCGGGCTCGCGGGCGGCGCCAAGCGGGTCTGTCTGGTGGCGAGCGGACGCGGTCCCACCGACCGGGACGTCGACCGGGTCTCGGACACCATCAAGGCGATCAAGGACCGGCACGACGGCGTGGAGGTGTGCGCCTGCCTCGGGCTCCTGTCGGACGGCCAGGCCGAGCGGCTGCGCGAGGCGGGCGCCGACGCCTACAACCACAACCTCAACACGTCCGAGGGGACGTACGAGGCGATCACCACCACCCACACGTACGCCGACCGCGTGGACACGGTCCAGAAGGCGCATGCCGCGGGTCTGTCCGCCTGTTCCGGGCTGATCGCGGGCATGGGCGAGAGCGACGAGGACCTCGTCGACGTCGTGTACGCCCTGCGGGAGCTCGACCCGGACTCGGTCCCGGTCAACTTCCTGATCCCGTTCGAGGGCACCCCGCTCGCCAAGGAGTGGAACCTCACCCCGCAGCGCTGTCTGCGCATTCTCGCGATGGTCCGCTTCGTCTGCCCGGACGCCGAGGTGCGGATCGCGGGCGGCCGCGAGGTGCATCTCCGTACGATGCAGCCCCTCGCCCTGCACCTCGCCAACTCGATCTTCCTCGGTGACTACCTGACGAGCGAGGGACAGGCGGGCAGGGCGGACCTGGACATGATCGCGGACGCCGGGTTCGAGGTGGAGGGCGCCGGCGAGGTGACGCTCCCGGAGCACCGGGCCGCGGCGGGCGCGGGGTGCGGTTCCCGCGCCGAGGCCGGATGCGGCTCGCACGCGGAGGCGGACGCGGGCTGCGGCTCGCACGAGGGCGGCGGATGCGGCCCCTGCGGTCCGGCCGCCGCCGAGCCGGCCCCGGCAGGCACGCGGGTTCCCGCCGAGGCCCGTACGGACCTGGTCGCGGTACGCCGCCGCGGTGCCGGAACGGATCTCGCCCCCAATGCCTGA